The following are from one region of the Fusarium verticillioides 7600 chromosome 1, whole genome shotgun sequence genome:
- a CDS encoding RalA-binding protein 1, whose amino-acid sequence MPQLALQSAEASAASTAPRSNSVTTPVEATSSSDQILLNRARSPYEVPVDDSPTVGRIIRPSPSVPSLGPLSLSSPRSPRPAISSPLATSANFPYGQASPSPRTAAFPTRFTPTPAHRANQELENKSSLVKQTSFYSDSSDEGSPEPHSPRQGYAGSTNVLRIVSEPITSKPVPGSDSTKKPAMAGPVSAAQAEASKGVARNSSIDSAISAISTKSGTTGSQDGPHGPSEIAHLIKTAGSPETLIQYLLKEKHSQSQQNSQLWRLVDKQRAMILGLNKDLERALKDKEKYRKKLKEVISLSSASVSPQENTQEAVEVPVPSLPRVDVERAKEQTTPESPVLEAESPRNSPIDITIAPYPITPPADQPSAPHSAVGELLNPAHAMPKPQDHALDKYDHEAEERAAEEARKDKVDEPLKEIPYNVAIPPSRSLPSEPPKMPPPKPPVNHLPSVAVLEATPQPDEGLSKFPVPPPRKPPPAPLKLKQEMRTQLSPSPEDGETESDFDDILEVNEIVHDRRGRRRTREEDDRDREIIAFKEAAARSASKKSKSGKSSQPGSPIQMPQAPAQELGTASLGEMLSATKTREIPAPLLSPGLPASPRPSNFNSPPLSPRSMNFQAAPLSPRPPRQPIPLPPNTPLATPAPAPARAAGKSIVSEETSVSQKSRTIQQESISHPDQPSIRMSSPSERTEVFKGLVTEEYPDLLLPPNALPSIKIAVASSRMKPSRASMMSLTQLEEDPVFTLAIISRSDDGELWRVEKDLASLTKLDQRLKQCTSYTVRAPERSLFSGHAPAKLDARRTILEQFMDDILDIPFDTKTAVELCKYLSTHVLPPNLDDSVSIGDSSSEMNGNKIGPDGRPCRSGYLTKKGKNFGGWKARYFVLNGPLLKYFEVPGGAHLGTIKLQGAQIGKQNQNNDNQSPARVANGDDLDNQFRHAFLILEPKKKDTSSHFRHVLCAESDKERDLWVDALLQWVDYRDPEDSEPPPSRGGPVPDRQAQGTATAAERPSAGKVRKTPGKPYHHPSDSDTLVGVRYDSTQAGDAPQVSGPARPKTSGGMPDQHQSHGFDSFSSSQSKIISGPKDPQPISDLGAWGNKPNYGPTPDEKKQRKRSFFGFGPKTRSSSEGQDSLFGGSEVGANATPPQNSYQGPVRQAFGAPLAEAVRFCSPTDVNVPLPAVVYRCIQYLDSKNAVLEEGIFRLSGSNVVIKQLRERFNVEGDINLLTDRQYYDIHAVASLLKLYLRELPTTILTRDLHMEFLTTMEIVDHAEKMTALGELVHRLPQANATLLKYLIGFLIKIINNADMNKMTVRNVGIVFSPTLNIPAPVFAMFLQNYEGIFGVDPEVYELPSPVSEPESQRFEAPPRFDLPARPSTSGSSSPHGQMRKDNVRELQRSTPTPPLLINNAPVRASPPSSATRPGYESPAGAYDIGHRPPSANEGRGAYDRRFLQASHEDLASASAAHDQSFVPGNRRRESAIFMGGMMGPHHQGSKSRLREETRF is encoded by the exons ATGCCACAGCTTGCGCTCCAGAGTGCAGAAGCTTCTGCTGCCTCTACTGCCCCCAGATCCAACTCCGTCACCACTCCAGTGGAagcaacttcatcatccGATCAAATCCTCCTTAACAGGGCTCGATCTCCCTACGAAGTCCCCGTTGACGATAGTCCTACGGTTGGTCGCATCATtcgtccaagtccaagtgtACCATCCCTTGGTCCATTGTCCTTGTCGAGTCCACG ATCCCCACGACCAGCTATCTCAAGTCCGCTCGCGACCTCCGCCAACTTCCCTTACGGACAAGCAAGTCCCAGTCCGCGAACCGCCGCTTTCCCGACTCGGTTTACCCCAACGCCGGCACATCGAGCTaatcaagaacttgagaacAAATCGAGTCTTGTTAAGCAGACATCATTCTACAGCGATTCCTCAGACGAAGGATCCCCAGAACCTCACAGCCCTAG ACAGGGCTATGCAGGAAGCACGAATGTTTTGCGAATCGTCTCCGAGCCCATAACTTCAAAGCCTGTTCCAGGCTCCGACTCAACTAAAAAACCGGCCATGGCGGGTCCGGTCTCTGCGGCCCAGGCTGAAGCTTCGAAAGGAGTCGCCCGAAATTCGTCTATTGACTCAGCGATTTCAGCAATTTCCACCAAATCAGGCACAACTGGGAGTCAAGATGGTCCACATGGACCTTCAGAGATTGCTCATCTTATTAAGACAGCAGGCAGCCCCGAGACCCTTATCCAGTACCTGCTGAAAGAGAAACACTCGCAGTCACAGCAGAACAGCCAGTTATGGCGCCTAGTGGACAAGCAACGGGCCATGATTCTCGGCCTTAATAAGGACTTGGAAAGGGCTTTGAAGGATAAGGAAAAGTATAGGAAGAAGCTAAAAGAAGTCATTTCACTTTCCTCTGCTTCGGTGTCACCTCAAGAGAATACccaagaagctgttgaagtGCCTGTGCCTTCGCTTCCACGAGTCGATGTTGAACGAGCTAAGGAACAAACTACACCAGAGTCGCCAGTCCTCGAAGCCGAAAGTCCTCGAAATTCGCCGATCGATATTACCATAGCGCCTTATCCCATTACTCCTCCGGCAGATCAGCCCAGCGCACCTCATTCCGCTGTGGGCGAACTCTTGAACCCTGCACATGCTATGCCCAAGCCGCAAGACCACGCTTTAGACAAGTACGATCACGAGGCTGAAGAACGGGCCGCTGAGGAGGCAAGGAAGgacaaggttgatgagcctCTGAAAGAGATTCCCTACAATGTCGCCATACCTCCATCGCGTAGCCTCCCCAGTGAACCGCCCAAAATGCCACCGCCCAAGCCACCGGTAAACCACCTTCCTTCAGTCGCGGTTCTCGAGGCTACTCCCCAACCTGATGAAGGACTATCCAAGTTTCCGGTGCCGCCACCGAGGAAACCACCTCCAGCACccctgaagttgaagcaagaAATGAGGACGCAGCTGAGCCCATCTCCGGAGGATGGAGAGACTGAGTCCGATTTTGACGATATACTGGAAGTTAATGAAATCGTTCACGATCGACGAGGTCGGCGAAGAActcgagaggaagacgatCGAGACCGAGAGATTATTGCTTTCAAGGAAGCGGCTGCGCGCAGTGCATCTAAAAAGAGCAAGTCAGGCAAGTCCAGTCAACCTGGATCTCCGATTCAAATGCCCCAGGCTCCTGCGCAGGAGCTCGGTACAGCCTCACTCGGTGAAATGCTCAGcgcaacaaagacaagggaAATCCCTGCGCCATTGTTAAGTCCCGGTCTCCCTGCAAGCCCTCGGCCTTCAAACTTCAACTCGCCACCTTTGTCTCCAAGGTCGATGAATTTTCAGGCTGCGCCATTGTCCCCGCGACCGCCTCGTCAACCAATTCCATTACCACCAAACACCCCTTTAGCAACTCCAGCCCCAGCACCAGCTCGAGCAGCTGGCAAAAGCATTGTCTCCGAAGAAACTTCGGTATCGCAAAAAAGTCGTACCATACAGCAAGAATCCATCAGTCACCCTGATCAACCATCCATCAGAATGTCTAGCCCTAGCGAGCGTACAGAAGTCTTCAAAGGCCTGGTCACAGAAGAATATCCTGATCTTCTGCTCCCGCCCAATGCTCTGCCCTCTATTAAAATTGCAGTTGCATCATCACGCATGAAACCATCTCGAGCAAGTATGATGTCTCTCACACAACTCGAAGAAGACCCAGTGTTTACTCTGGCTATCATCTCGCGATCGGACGATGGCGAGCTTTGGAGAGTGGAGAAAGACTTGGCTTCGTTGACAAAACTTGATCAAAGGCTCAAGCAATGTACATCATACACAGTCAGAGCTCCAGAACGTTCCCTGTTCAGCGGTCATGCGCCGGCCAAGCTCGATGCCCGTAGGACGATTCTGGAGCAGTTCATGGATGACATTTTGGATATCCCTTTTGACACAAAAACAGCTGTCGAACTTTGCAAATATTTGTCAACTCATGTTCTCCCACCAAATCTAGACGACTCGGTATCAATTGGTGATTCGAGCTCCGAGATGAATGGCAACAAGATCGGGCCTGACGGGCGGCCTTGTCGCAGTGGTTATCTAACAAAGAAAGGCAAGAATTTTGGGGGCTGGAAAGCAAGGTATTTCGTTCTCAATGGACCTCTGCTCAAGTACTTTGAAGTGCCTGGAGGTGCGCACTTGGGCACAATTAAGCTACAGGGGGCGCAGATTGGCAAGCAGAATCAGAATAACGACAACCAGTCACCAGCGCGTGTAGCAAACGGTGATGATCTGGATAACCAATTTCGTCATGCTTTCCTGATCCTGGaaccgaagaagaaggacacGAGCAGCCACTTCAGACATGTTCTTTGTGCCGAAAGTGATAAGGAACGGGATCTTTGGGTGGATGCTCTCCTCCAATGGGTTGATTATCGTGACCCTGAAGATTCTGAACCTCCACCTTCCCGGGGTGGACCTGTTCCGGATCGGCAAGCACAAGGTACAGCCACAGCCGCAGAGCGCCCCTCTGCAGGCAAAGTTCGAAAAACCCCCGGGAAGCCATACCATCATCCCTCAGATTCGGATACACTGGTTGGCGTCCGGTACGATTCCACTCAAGCAGGAGATGCCCCCCAAGTTTCAGGTCCTGCTCGACCCAAGACTTCGGGTGGCATGCCTgaccaacatcaaagccatgGGTTTGACAGCTTTTCCTCATCTCAGAGCAAGATCATTTCTGGACCCAAGGATCCGCAGCCTATATCCGACTTGGGTGCCTGGGGAAACAAACCGAACTATGGTCCGACGCCtgatgaaaagaagcagaggaagCGAAGTTTCTTTGGGTTTGGACCCAAGACTAGGTCTTCATCAGAGGGTCAAGATTCTTTGTTTGGTGGTAGCGAGGTTGGTGCGAATGCAACCCCACCACAAAACTCTTACCAAGGTCCTGTGCGACAAGCCTTTGGAGCCCCGCTGGCGGAAGCTGTTCGATTTTGTTCTCCTACAGATGTCAATGTACCACTCCCTGCCGTCGTTTACAGATGCATCCAGTATTTGGATTCCAAGAATGCTGTGCTTGAGGAGGGAATCTTTCGACTTAGTGGATCCAACGTGGTTATTAAGCAACTTCGAGAACGGTTCAATGTCGAAGGGGATATCAACTTGTTGACTGACCGTCAATACTATGACATTCATGCTGTGGCCTCGCTGCTGAAATTGTATTTGCGAGAACTACCAACAACAATACTGACAAGGGATTTGCACATGGAGTTCTTAACAACGATGGAGATTGTGGACCATGCTGAAAAGATGACTGCTTTGGGTGAGCTGGTACACCGGCTCCCTCAAGCCAATGCCACCCTCCTTAAGTATCTGATTGGCTTCCTGATCAAGATTATCAACAATGCGGACATGAATAAGATGACTGTTCGCAACGTTGGGATTGTCTTTTCGCCAACTCTAAACATACCTGCGCCAGTCTTCGCAATGTTCCTCCAAAATTATGAGGGAATCTTCGGTGTTGATCCTGAGGTTTATGAGCTTCCTTCACCTGTTTCTGAACCCGAGTCGCAGCGGTTTGAAGCACCGCCGCGATTTGATCTACCTGCTCGCCCATCAACGTCTGGTAGCTCGTCTCCTCACGGGCAGATGCGGAAGGACAATGTTCGAGAGCTACAGCGATCTACTCCGACTCCTCcgcttctcatcaacaatgctCCAGTGCGAGCCTCACCTCCTTCAAGTGCTACCAGGCCTGGTTACGAATCTCCAGCTGGTGCTTACGATATTGGGCACCGACCACCTTCAGCCAACGAAGGACGCGGTGCCTACGACCGACGTTTCCTGCAAGCTTCACACGAGGATCTCGCCAGCGCCTCCGCAGCACACGATCAAAGCTTTGTACCCGGCAACAGACGCCGTGAGAGTGCCATATTCATGGGTGGCATGATGGGTCCGCACCATCAGGGATCCAAGAGCCGCTTGCGAGAAGAAACGCGATTCTAA
- a CDS encoding RalA-binding protein 1, with amino-acid sequence MAGPVSAAQAEASKGVARNSSIDSAISAISTKSGTTGSQDGPHGPSEIAHLIKTAGSPETLIQYLLKEKHSQSQQNSQLWRLVDKQRAMILGLNKDLERALKDKEKYRKKLKEVISLSSASVSPQENTQEAVEVPVPSLPRVDVERAKEQTTPESPVLEAESPRNSPIDITIAPYPITPPADQPSAPHSAVGELLNPAHAMPKPQDHALDKYDHEAEERAAEEARKDKVDEPLKEIPYNVAIPPSRSLPSEPPKMPPPKPPVNHLPSVAVLEATPQPDEGLSKFPVPPPRKPPPAPLKLKQEMRTQLSPSPEDGETESDFDDILEVNEIVHDRRGRRRTREEDDRDREIIAFKEAAARSASKKSKSGKSSQPGSPIQMPQAPAQELGTASLGEMLSATKTREIPAPLLSPGLPASPRPSNFNSPPLSPRSMNFQAAPLSPRPPRQPIPLPPNTPLATPAPAPARAAGKSIVSEETSVSQKSRTIQQESISHPDQPSIRMSSPSERTEVFKGLVTEEYPDLLLPPNALPSIKIAVASSRMKPSRASMMSLTQLEEDPVFTLAIISRSDDGELWRVEKDLASLTKLDQRLKQCTSYTVRAPERSLFSGHAPAKLDARRTILEQFMDDILDIPFDTKTAVELCKYLSTHVLPPNLDDSVSIGDSSSEMNGNKIGPDGRPCRSGYLTKKGKNFGGWKARYFVLNGPLLKYFEVPGGAHLGTIKLQGAQIGKQNQNNDNQSPARVANGDDLDNQFRHAFLILEPKKKDTSSHFRHVLCAESDKERDLWVDALLQWVDYRDPEDSEPPPSRGGPVPDRQAQGTATAAERPSAGKVRKTPGKPYHHPSDSDTLVGVRYDSTQAGDAPQVSGPARPKTSGGMPDQHQSHGFDSFSSSQSKIISGPKDPQPISDLGAWGNKPNYGPTPDEKKQRKRSFFGFGPKTRSSSEGQDSLFGGSEVGANATPPQNSYQGPVRQAFGAPLAEAVRFCSPTDVNVPLPAVVYRCIQYLDSKNAVLEEGIFRLSGSNVVIKQLRERFNVEGDINLLTDRQYYDIHAVASLLKLYLRELPTTILTRDLHMEFLTTMEIVDHAEKMTALGELVHRLPQANATLLKYLIGFLIKIINNADMNKMTVRNVGIVFSPTLNIPAPVFAMFLQNYEGIFGVDPEVYELPSPVSEPESQRFEAPPRFDLPARPSTSGSSSPHGQMRKDNVRELQRSTPTPPLLINNAPVRASPPSSATRPGYESPAGAYDIGHRPPSANEGRGAYDRRFLQASHEDLASASAAHDQSFVPGNRRRESAIFMGGMMGPHHQGSKSRLREETRF; translated from the coding sequence ATGGCGGGTCCGGTCTCTGCGGCCCAGGCTGAAGCTTCGAAAGGAGTCGCCCGAAATTCGTCTATTGACTCAGCGATTTCAGCAATTTCCACCAAATCAGGCACAACTGGGAGTCAAGATGGTCCACATGGACCTTCAGAGATTGCTCATCTTATTAAGACAGCAGGCAGCCCCGAGACCCTTATCCAGTACCTGCTGAAAGAGAAACACTCGCAGTCACAGCAGAACAGCCAGTTATGGCGCCTAGTGGACAAGCAACGGGCCATGATTCTCGGCCTTAATAAGGACTTGGAAAGGGCTTTGAAGGATAAGGAAAAGTATAGGAAGAAGCTAAAAGAAGTCATTTCACTTTCCTCTGCTTCGGTGTCACCTCAAGAGAATACccaagaagctgttgaagtGCCTGTGCCTTCGCTTCCACGAGTCGATGTTGAACGAGCTAAGGAACAAACTACACCAGAGTCGCCAGTCCTCGAAGCCGAAAGTCCTCGAAATTCGCCGATCGATATTACCATAGCGCCTTATCCCATTACTCCTCCGGCAGATCAGCCCAGCGCACCTCATTCCGCTGTGGGCGAACTCTTGAACCCTGCACATGCTATGCCCAAGCCGCAAGACCACGCTTTAGACAAGTACGATCACGAGGCTGAAGAACGGGCCGCTGAGGAGGCAAGGAAGgacaaggttgatgagcctCTGAAAGAGATTCCCTACAATGTCGCCATACCTCCATCGCGTAGCCTCCCCAGTGAACCGCCCAAAATGCCACCGCCCAAGCCACCGGTAAACCACCTTCCTTCAGTCGCGGTTCTCGAGGCTACTCCCCAACCTGATGAAGGACTATCCAAGTTTCCGGTGCCGCCACCGAGGAAACCACCTCCAGCACccctgaagttgaagcaagaAATGAGGACGCAGCTGAGCCCATCTCCGGAGGATGGAGAGACTGAGTCCGATTTTGACGATATACTGGAAGTTAATGAAATCGTTCACGATCGACGAGGTCGGCGAAGAActcgagaggaagacgatCGAGACCGAGAGATTATTGCTTTCAAGGAAGCGGCTGCGCGCAGTGCATCTAAAAAGAGCAAGTCAGGCAAGTCCAGTCAACCTGGATCTCCGATTCAAATGCCCCAGGCTCCTGCGCAGGAGCTCGGTACAGCCTCACTCGGTGAAATGCTCAGcgcaacaaagacaagggaAATCCCTGCGCCATTGTTAAGTCCCGGTCTCCCTGCAAGCCCTCGGCCTTCAAACTTCAACTCGCCACCTTTGTCTCCAAGGTCGATGAATTTTCAGGCTGCGCCATTGTCCCCGCGACCGCCTCGTCAACCAATTCCATTACCACCAAACACCCCTTTAGCAACTCCAGCCCCAGCACCAGCTCGAGCAGCTGGCAAAAGCATTGTCTCCGAAGAAACTTCGGTATCGCAAAAAAGTCGTACCATACAGCAAGAATCCATCAGTCACCCTGATCAACCATCCATCAGAATGTCTAGCCCTAGCGAGCGTACAGAAGTCTTCAAAGGCCTGGTCACAGAAGAATATCCTGATCTTCTGCTCCCGCCCAATGCTCTGCCCTCTATTAAAATTGCAGTTGCATCATCACGCATGAAACCATCTCGAGCAAGTATGATGTCTCTCACACAACTCGAAGAAGACCCAGTGTTTACTCTGGCTATCATCTCGCGATCGGACGATGGCGAGCTTTGGAGAGTGGAGAAAGACTTGGCTTCGTTGACAAAACTTGATCAAAGGCTCAAGCAATGTACATCATACACAGTCAGAGCTCCAGAACGTTCCCTGTTCAGCGGTCATGCGCCGGCCAAGCTCGATGCCCGTAGGACGATTCTGGAGCAGTTCATGGATGACATTTTGGATATCCCTTTTGACACAAAAACAGCTGTCGAACTTTGCAAATATTTGTCAACTCATGTTCTCCCACCAAATCTAGACGACTCGGTATCAATTGGTGATTCGAGCTCCGAGATGAATGGCAACAAGATCGGGCCTGACGGGCGGCCTTGTCGCAGTGGTTATCTAACAAAGAAAGGCAAGAATTTTGGGGGCTGGAAAGCAAGGTATTTCGTTCTCAATGGACCTCTGCTCAAGTACTTTGAAGTGCCTGGAGGTGCGCACTTGGGCACAATTAAGCTACAGGGGGCGCAGATTGGCAAGCAGAATCAGAATAACGACAACCAGTCACCAGCGCGTGTAGCAAACGGTGATGATCTGGATAACCAATTTCGTCATGCTTTCCTGATCCTGGaaccgaagaagaaggacacGAGCAGCCACTTCAGACATGTTCTTTGTGCCGAAAGTGATAAGGAACGGGATCTTTGGGTGGATGCTCTCCTCCAATGGGTTGATTATCGTGACCCTGAAGATTCTGAACCTCCACCTTCCCGGGGTGGACCTGTTCCGGATCGGCAAGCACAAGGTACAGCCACAGCCGCAGAGCGCCCCTCTGCAGGCAAAGTTCGAAAAACCCCCGGGAAGCCATACCATCATCCCTCAGATTCGGATACACTGGTTGGCGTCCGGTACGATTCCACTCAAGCAGGAGATGCCCCCCAAGTTTCAGGTCCTGCTCGACCCAAGACTTCGGGTGGCATGCCTgaccaacatcaaagccatgGGTTTGACAGCTTTTCCTCATCTCAGAGCAAGATCATTTCTGGACCCAAGGATCCGCAGCCTATATCCGACTTGGGTGCCTGGGGAAACAAACCGAACTATGGTCCGACGCCtgatgaaaagaagcagaggaagCGAAGTTTCTTTGGGTTTGGACCCAAGACTAGGTCTTCATCAGAGGGTCAAGATTCTTTGTTTGGTGGTAGCGAGGTTGGTGCGAATGCAACCCCACCACAAAACTCTTACCAAGGTCCTGTGCGACAAGCCTTTGGAGCCCCGCTGGCGGAAGCTGTTCGATTTTGTTCTCCTACAGATGTCAATGTACCACTCCCTGCCGTCGTTTACAGATGCATCCAGTATTTGGATTCCAAGAATGCTGTGCTTGAGGAGGGAATCTTTCGACTTAGTGGATCCAACGTGGTTATTAAGCAACTTCGAGAACGGTTCAATGTCGAAGGGGATATCAACTTGTTGACTGACCGTCAATACTATGACATTCATGCTGTGGCCTCGCTGCTGAAATTGTATTTGCGAGAACTACCAACAACAATACTGACAAGGGATTTGCACATGGAGTTCTTAACAACGATGGAGATTGTGGACCATGCTGAAAAGATGACTGCTTTGGGTGAGCTGGTACACCGGCTCCCTCAAGCCAATGCCACCCTCCTTAAGTATCTGATTGGCTTCCTGATCAAGATTATCAACAATGCGGACATGAATAAGATGACTGTTCGCAACGTTGGGATTGTCTTTTCGCCAACTCTAAACATACCTGCGCCAGTCTTCGCAATGTTCCTCCAAAATTATGAGGGAATCTTCGGTGTTGATCCTGAGGTTTATGAGCTTCCTTCACCTGTTTCTGAACCCGAGTCGCAGCGGTTTGAAGCACCGCCGCGATTTGATCTACCTGCTCGCCCATCAACGTCTGGTAGCTCGTCTCCTCACGGGCAGATGCGGAAGGACAATGTTCGAGAGCTACAGCGATCTACTCCGACTCCTCcgcttctcatcaacaatgctCCAGTGCGAGCCTCACCTCCTTCAAGTGCTACCAGGCCTGGTTACGAATCTCCAGCTGGTGCTTACGATATTGGGCACCGACCACCTTCAGCCAACGAAGGACGCGGTGCCTACGACCGACGTTTCCTGCAAGCTTCACACGAGGATCTCGCCAGCGCCTCCGCAGCACACGATCAAAGCTTTGTACCCGGCAACAGACGCCGTGAGAGTGCCATATTCATGGGTGGCATGATGGGTCCGCACCATCAGGGATCCAAGAGCCGCTTGCGAGAAGAAACGCGATTCTAA